The following proteins are encoded in a genomic region of Neoarius graeffei isolate fNeoGra1 chromosome 6, fNeoGra1.pri, whole genome shotgun sequence:
- the LOC132888353 gene encoding extracellular calcium-sensing receptor-like produces MFFLVYLLTLTLAKGENCHILETPEDPLLSKDGDVIIGAIFPLHRCTQMQSLPYTLKPQPLICIRINLRQLRSAQIMTFAIDEINKSNSLLPNISVGYRIYDNYLSSLLSMKAAMALMNGMDIRGDGTCSGQAEVQAIIGESGSSPTIALTRTIGPFKIPVISQAATCECLSNRKEYPSFFRTIASDYYQSRALAYLIKHFGWSWVGTVNSDDDYGNSGMAIFLNAAKEEGICVEYSVKFARSNPGKIIKVVDIIQKGTAKVIVAFLTYVEMKILTDQLILKNATGYQMIGVEAWISAVDLVTPASYNILAGAVGFDVGKLNIRGFADYAVNEFWQTGIPCLYTEGNVSQPEKDCSKYEDMIQFKNYSKDISELRYANNVYNAVYAVAHSLHSLLRCTEIQSCEKNKIIQPWQVVDSLKKVNFTTKVGDQVWFDSNGATSAKYDVVNWQQGLSGEVVFKTVGYYDASLPSGQQFVVNVEDIVWAGEKTQKPTSVCSESCPPGTRKAAQKGRPVCCYDCIPCAEGEISNQTDSDNCEQCPGEYWSNTERDKCVLKVIEFLSFTEVMGIVLVIFSLVGVTLTVLVAILFLREKDTPIVKANNSELSFLLLFSLTMCFLCSLTFIGRPSQWSCMLRHTAFGITFVLCISCVLGKTIVVLVAFRATLPGSNVMKWFGPLQQRLSVLAFTFIQVLICVLWLTISPPFPYKNMNYYKEKIILECNLGSTLGFWSVLGYIGVLASVCFVLAFLARTLPDNFNEAKFITFSLLIFCAVWITFIPAYVSSPGKFTVAVEIFAILASSFALLFCIFTPKCYIILFKPELNTKKNMMGKIASKSL; encoded by the exons ATGTTCTTCCTTGTATACCTCCTTACTCTTACCTTGGCAAAGGGAGAAAATTGCCATATTCTAGAAACCCCAGAGGATCCTCTGCTGTCTAAAGATGGAGATGTGATAATTGGAGCTATTTTTCCATTACATAGGTGTACACAGATGCAATCACTTCCATATACTCTAAAACCTCAACCATTAATCTGCATTAG AATTAACCTCAGACAGTTACGTTCTGCTCAGATCATGACTTTTGCAATTGATGAAATCAACAAAAGCAACAGTTTGCTCCCAAATATTTCAGTTGGCTATAGGATTTATGACAATTATCTCTCAAGCTTGTTATCTATGAAGGCAGCCATGGCATTGATGAATGGTATGGACATAAGAGGAGATGGTACATGCTCTGGACAAGCAGAAGTACAAGCCATCATAGGAGAGTCAGGTTCTTCTCCTACAATAGCTCTCACAAGAACAATTGGACCCTTTAAAATCCCAGTG ATAAGTCAAGCTGCCACATGTGAATGTTTGAGCAACAGAAAAGAGTATCCCTCTTTCTTTAGGACCATAGCAAGTGACTACTACCAGAGTAGAGCACTGGCATATTTGATCAAGCACTTTGGCTGGTCTTGGGTGGGAACTGTGAACAGTGACGATGACTATGGCAACAGTGGAATGGCCATTTTTCTGAATGCTGCCAAAGAGGAGGGAATATGTGTTGAGTACTCTGTGAAGTTTGCCAGGTCAAATCCTGGGAAAATAATAAAAGTGGTTGACATTATTCAGAAAGGCACTGCCAAAGTAATTGTTGCATTTCTCACCTATGTTGAAATGAAGATTCTAACAGACCAGCTTATTCTAAAGAATGCCACTGGCTACCAGATGATTGGTGTTGAGGCATGGATCTCTGCTGTCGATCTAGTAACACcagcaagttacaacatattggCAGGAGCTGTTGGTTTTGATGTGGGAAAATTGAACATTCGTGGTTTTGCTGACTATGCTGTCAATGAGTTTTGGCAAACAGGAATCCCTTGCTTATATACAGAGGGAAATGTTTCTCAACCTGAAAAGGACTGCAGCAAATATGAAGATATGATTCAATTTAAAAATTACAGTAAGGATATATCAGAATTGAGATATGCAAATAATGTATACAATGCAGTTTATGCGGTAGCGCATTCTCTACACAGCCTGTTGAGATGCACAGAAATCCAGAGttgtgagaaaaacaaaataatacAACCATGGCAG gttgTTGATTCTTTAAAAAAGGTCAATTTTACTACCAAAGTAGGAGATCAAGTTTGGTTTGACAGTAATGGGGCAACATCTGCAAAATATGATGTGGTCAACTGGCAACAAGGGCTCAGTGGAGAAGTGGTGTTTAAGACAGTGGGTTATTACGATGCCTCTCTTCCAAGTGGACAACAGTTTGTTGTAAATGTCGAAGATATAGTTTGGgctggagagaaaacacag AAGCCAACATCTGTGTGCAGCGAGAGCTGTCCTCCAGGAACCAGAAAAGCTGCACAGAAAGGAAGGCCTGTCTGCTGCTATGACTGTATACCATGTGCAGAAGGAGAGATCAGTAACCAGACAG ATTCAGATAACTGCGAGCAGTGTCCAGGAGAGTATTGGTCTAATACTGAGAGAGATAAATGTGTGCTAAAGGTCATAGAGTTTCTTTCATTTACAGAGGTTATGGGGATAGTCCTGGTCATTTTTTCTTTGGTTGGAGTTACATTAACTGTTCTAGTTGCTATTTTATTTCTAAGAGAAAAGGACACTCCTATTGTTAAGGCGAACAACTCTGAGCTGAGTTTCTTGCTGCTTTTCTCCCTGACTATGTGTTTCCTCTGTTCGCTTACTTTCATTGGTCGACCCTCTCAGTGGTCCTGTATGCTGCGCCACACAGCATTTGGGATCACCTTCGTCCTCTGCATCTCCTGTGTTCTGGGGAAAACAATAGTGGTGTTAGTGGCCTTTAGGGCTACACTTCCAGGTAGTAATGTCATGAAATGGTTTGGGCCTCTACAGCAGAGACTCAGTGTACTTGCATTTACGTTTATACAAGTCCTGATTTGTGTGCTTTGGTTAACAATTTCTCCTCCTTTCCCCTATAAGAACATGAACTACTACAAGGAAAAGATAATATTAGAATGTAACTTGGGCTCAACTCTTGGTTTCTGGTCCGTGCTGGGTTATATAGGAGTTCTTGCCTCTGTCTGTTTTGTTTTGGCTTTTCTAGCTAGAACGCTGCCAGATAATTTTAATGAAGCTAAATTTATCACATTCAGCTTGCTTATTTTCTGTGCAGTGTGGATCACCTTTATTCCAGCTTATGTCAGCTCTCCTGGAAAATTTACTGTTGCTGTGGAGATTTTTGCAATTTTGGCCTCCAGTTTTGCTCTACTATTCTGTATATTTACACCTAAATGTTATATTATTCTTTTTAAACCTgaactaaatacaaagaaaaatatgaTGGGTAAAATTGCCTCAAAATCACTTTAA